Within the Montipora foliosa isolate CH-2021 chromosome 11, ASM3666993v2, whole genome shotgun sequence genome, the region CCATCGTGTTACCATGCATGGCGATGACGGACAAATCAGAGAGTCAGTCCGTGGTCATTGTCGATCTCAGCCAGGTGTGGAGTCTGCGGAGACAGGAGAATGACCTTTCGGCCTCGGTGCTTCCAATAGGTAAGACAGCCAGAATCTTTAGCAGCTCACGTATATTGGGGAAGAAAATACCATCTGCATGGCTAGCTATAATGGATGTAACGGATTCATCTGGCATAGCTTCTTGCCTCTTCCAATGATTCGACCAGCGAAACAGCTCACTTTCAAACGCCGCAGGTAGCGGAAGAATATGCTCCCATTTCTCTTTCAGAACGTTGAGAAGGCTAGTTACAGCGTTTTCATCTTTTTTGCTGATTACCTCTGGCACGAGGGCACACAGCTCATAATGAGCTCGCTTTTCGTGGCTGAAACGGGACTTCAATTCCGATGAAACTATGTCTAAAAACGGTATTGCGACAGCGCGCTTCCAGTACTCCTTAGCCGTTTCTGCTGGAGTGGCACCCCTACGATTAACACGTGGTCGCTCTTCAGCCGATCCAACCAACTCTGAAAGACGCAAAACTTTCGTGTACAAACGCTCGAACCACTTATCTATGCCACTCCGAATGTCAGTATAGGAATTCATGACCTCCTCCACTTTTTTGAAGCCAAAATAGACTTCTACGAGGCGACCTTGGAGTGCACTAACAAGTGGTCTCATTGGTTCCAGCATGTCCATCGCGCacacaaaacagaaaatgtGCCCAAAGCTTTTCATTGTGTGTCTCAGTCCATTTGCTAATGTTCGAGTACTGGCATCCCAATCCCATGACTCCTCGCCTGGACATTCAAAGCGCTCATCCTCCGAGGGAACGCATATTTCATCTAGGGTAGTGACCACATATTCGTATAGATCGTAGATTGTTTCAAACGTTGAGTGACGCTCAATCCATCTTGTTTTGCACAAGTTTTTCAATTTCCGTTTTTTGGTCTCACCTTTTCCCAAGACGTCAATAACAATATCCAAAAAGCGTTGCCTTTTTGGGGAGTTGTCGAAAAAACTGTACAATTCACGGCAACTGTCCATCATGTTTTGTATCGGTCTTATTTCGCAAGCATGACAAATTGCAAGATTCAATGCATGCAGGCAGCATCCTTGATAGTCAGCGTCGGGTGCACATTTGGCGATTTCGGCTTGAACACCTTTTTTGCTTGAACTCATGGATGATGTCGTGTCATAAGCCTGACCTCTGCAATTAGCTATATCAATCTTATGctttttcaagctttctgtGAGTGCCGTGGCTATGGCCTTCCCAGTAGTCCTAGTGAGGTCACACAAGTCGATGAGCACTTCACGCTTTATTGGGCAGCATGGATCCTCGACAAAATCCAGAAATCGAAGGCACACTGACAAAATTTCTCGCCCATGGGATGTCGTCTCATcagcaattaaagaaaaatggggACACTTCTCAAGACATTGACAAAAGTAGTCACGAATTAAGTTGGCCATTACTGCTATTACTTCGTTTTGGATGGTCTTACTTGTATAGCGGGCATTCTGTGGGCCATGTTCAAGGTGATCCTTGAGACCAGGATTACTTTTAGCTAATAAACGAATGATGGCGGTAAAGTTGCCCTCATTGTCGGTAGGCTCTTGCGTAAACTGTATTTTGTCATCTCTGTGTCCTCTAAAAGGAATCTGCTGCACTGCGCATAAGCGAGCAGCGTCGACGATATGGGGAAGTATGGCCTCATTACTTTCAATATTTTGATTTGTTACTTTGTTTAATTGAACATCTATACGGTTAGCAATGTTTTGCAGCTGGGTTTTCGCGTACAATCCACGTTCTTCTGCTCTCTTGTGGTAGTCTGCTGATTCATGTGAATCAAGCTTTTCCTTTGACTTGCTATAATTCTTAAAAGCTGATTTAACAAATGCCCCCAACGCTGCGTCCTTCTCTTTTGTGGTTAAGAAGAGCAAACACAGTTTGCACCATCCGCCACAATGCAAAGGATTGGCACTATACGCAAGCCAATTTCGCTGGTCTAGCCATTTTGTTTGGAACTTAGTGGTGACAGTTTTTCCAGCACGATTTATTACTTGCTTATCAAGTATCGAATTAGGCGGAGGTCGCCAGCTTTTTTCGAGGAACTGCACTTTTTCCGCATCGCTTAGAGAATCAACAAATGCATGGTCGATGATTTTGCTGACATCGTATGGCGCCGCTGTAACTGGACCTTGATCTTCCCCTTGATTAAAGTTTTCTATGAAATATAGGAAAAAGGTAATTATTGGCCGGTGACACGCATTTTACAATTAATAGACGCAACAAAAACAATGTAATCTTTGCTGAAAACATTTTAATATCATAGAGCTAACACATTTACATGCCGAATTTTTGGATTGCTTTCACAATTCACCAGATTAAACGTAAATACGATACAATGTGTTTGAATATGCATGTGCTCTTTAGTTTCCTGACGTAAAAAGTTTTTGTTCTAAATAAAACTGGATGCTGCCTTTTACAATGATATCAAAAGTAATACACTGTACAAATTCGTATACAATCTAGACTCAAATGATTTACCCATGTTATATTACAAATCTTCTTCCTCGTCAGAATATAAAAAATTTGCTAACTTGATCCTTTCCAGAtgagctttaaaatgttctccaAAGTTAACGTGTTGATATTCTTCCAAGAAATCAGCCCAAATAGGTGGAGGACCCCAATTTGGGGATAGAGCTAATTCTTTGAGATCCCTCGTTTCCAATATTTCTCGTGCATTGTCTATTGAAAACAGGGCGGTGCTTTCTGCATGGAATAATTCTAGGGACGTGAGATTTTTGACAACAACATTTATCAAAGAAGCTATATGCTCGTCACCAAACTGACAATGAGAAATATTTAACACTTTAAGGCAACTACCATTGTATTTTAGACAATTCATTGTGTTGTTCGGCTCGATACTTGTGCAGCCAGTCAAAATCAGACTTGTTAAACAATTTATCTCGCTAAGGAACTCTATAGTGGTGATTGAGGTATTGTATGATAAATCCAGATGCCTTAAATTTTTACATAATGCAAGAGTATTTTCAATGTGCATAGCAGGACTATTGTAACGGACGCGTTTTTGAGAAAACTGCAATGCGAGATCACGAAAGTGCTTGGCGTGATTCACAATGACTAACTCAAAACTATCAACGTCAAATTCGGCATCTGTTTTCAGCGATCGCCATAATGCGCCAGAATCATTCACTATTTTATAAAAACGTCTGCAAACACGTGCTACAATGTTCAGGCAATCTTGCACTTTGAAGAATTGAAAAATATGCTCCAATATATCAGAAGGAAGGTCGTACAAGCAATGACCTGTCAAAGTTAACAGAAAGGGAATATTACATAGAACAATCTCATTAAAATTATGTTCACATGTTCTAGTCTAGTTTATCGAAAGTCTTCTGTTTCTCATCAAACTTTGGTTAAATTGAACTACCGGGATCAAGCATTCGAAAAACAAGATTCGCAATCAAATGAATGCGGCTCACCTGAACTCACTTGTCGCTGCTCAACAGCACTGTCTTGGCGTTCTCTGTTTGATAcagaagaaaataaataatgttgCAATAAGTTATAAGTATTttataaatgatttttttagGTTGAGTTTCAATTAAAATAGCACAAGTTTTTTTATAAACTTAAAACAATCACCCAAACTCACTCACCGTGTTTCAACGTCATCAGCACGTTCACTTTGGCGGCTTTCGCTACTTTGTTGTTGACTTGAAGTCTGCTCAGACTCAGTCTCTGAAAGTCTGTCAACGGGAAAATGATGTCATGATAAGCCTTTTGGTGTGATTACTGATGTAAATCTAGACCTGATCATGAGGAAACGTCATCGATAAAACAGGAAGTGATTGTCCAGTTAAGCCCATCCGTACAGATAGTTACTGATAAACTTCCAGGCACGTTGTAAAAGTATTACACAACACAACTCGTGGCCCTCGGcgcgaatgaatgaatgaatgaatggcgCGCGGCATAAGCCGTAGCTGCTGTAAGACAGCAAACCAAGTTTACagtaaataacaaataaaataaaaagtgcaataaatatatatataatacatTTTCATTCTACTTTACCGTGCTCTACTAGCTTTGGCAGGAGGCTCGCCTTCGGTTGAGATGTTCTCTTCTGTTACTctgaaaataacattaaattgAAACTGTTGAAATATGATGAATATGAATCAATTAAATGCAATAACAATTTTACTCACCgtttctttgtaaaaaaaagCAGCTATCGAGCGCTGCATCGTGGGTGGAGGAGCAAAAACTAAGAGTTGTAAACAGCAGTAATAGAAATCGAAATCGCACGCCGTCGGAATGGCAGAGTAGACAGACCTGGCCTGGATGACGACAACGCACGTCGCTAAAGCATGGAAACAAGGCGTTTTTGGATTACATGCTGAACAGTGTGTTTGTGGGCTCAAAATGAATAAATTGATTGGTAGAACCAGTCATCGCTTATGCACATTCTCCACCTCAATCAGACAAATCAGGAGAAATCGAATATTATTTCAATATTTGAggcataagaaaaaaaattagcaagaagggggctcagaaaaaggggggtgaaaattcacccgtttcacctcccctggatccgcccctgaagAGCTTTCTCTTTCAATGCAACAAATGAGTATCGTTGACCTTAGGTAAAACAAAACACTCTCTTATTACTGCCTAGCTTATTTACTTCTCATAAAGTGCATACTCTTAGATGGCCAGATTGTTTGGGAACAATTAGTAAATTGGAAACCCATGGGCTGGCTTCAGTTACCTCTTCAATAATATTtaatagactgcaaaacagtcgtattttttaataataataataataataataataataataataataataataatgataataatatacaGTATTTATAGAGCACTTATTCCCAATGGTCCAAAAGCGCTTAAGTTAACACAAGCGACGCGGTAAATATTGgaacgaaaggtctggagcgagtgtagCGCCCTACGGGcgtgtgaggctcgcgcgcttcacacgcgagggAGGAGCAATCTTACGGCGCTTCGCCTCTTCCGAAAagggaagaaaacgactgttttgcagtctacaaTAATATCGTCTTCAAGCATTCTATCAAGCTCATTGTTGACTGCAACAATTGCATCTTAGGGGTTGACTGACAGGTTTGACGCTAGGGTCATCGGAAAGTTTATGCTCAAAATCAATAACCGTTCCTATGCCTTTGAAAATATCATCATATTCCTTTAACAAGGAGGCTAGCTTATTCTTCTCAGAATTTCGTTTAACAGACTCGAATTCAGTGATGATTTGTAACTTAAAACTAGAGTCTGACTGAGATCGATACACTACCGGACAATCCTCAAAAATCTCTGACGCACATGCTTTCGATCGCAGTGTACATTTGACAGCTCTATCACTTCACCATGACGTGAATCTTCGTATTTCGTGCATCCTGGACATTTGATTATCGATTCACGATCGGCTATCGATACGTTAACAAACTTTTTTATATAACTTAGTGTCTACAGCGCTAAAATCGTTTAAAAAATACGCGTTCCACTTACCGTAGTGTCCTGCGATCgcttaacccccccccccccccaaaaaaaaaaaaaaaaaaaaaaaaaatatatatatatatatatatatatatatatttaatgtTCTGTTACATTTTCTTGGCTCGATATGTCGGACatctttattttctcttattttcCACAGCGGCCTCTCTTTTTCAAACTTTTATTCATGCACACTAAAAAAGTTTTACGAAAGATGTGGGGACACATGGCGCTAAATAGAAAGATTTCACAGTGGTGTCGTCacattctaaaatcaaaatcgcaaggtgTTTTGATGTAccacacagacctgagaattggcgAGGTGCGGATGAAgttgtctcctacaacattccgaCTTTTTGCTGCGTGACAGTGAGAAATCCCCGTCATACTCCCGAACTGCGCCGAAAGGTTGGAACACATGCGAGCAAAGCAACTGGTGACGAGTCTTTATTTGCAGAAGGTTTTAGTTCGAACCCTTTAAGGTGAAGCATATCACCAAATGTTTATGCTATAgattaaagaaaaatacaaattctcaatggtaacaataatttttttagaacGAAATAGACCTAGTAGGAAATTTTCGCTTTAGAGAAAACGAGACCGATCTTGCGTGACCCTAAGGTCACTTGAAATACATCGCGTGTCAAACGATGTGACAGTTTAGGCCTCAGTTTGCTTTTGTACCTAGTCTACATTTTAAACCCAATCtgcagtctgtagtctgcattttatgcTGACCGCTACGCCAAACTATTAAGGCGCAAGCTTGAATGGTAATAATGTGTGACTTTTTGAAACCTATTGAAGGTATTAAAAGCAGCCTTCAACATAATTGCATCAGGCATTTTTACAGAAGCAATATTACCGACTTCATACGACATTATCATTATACTCttaattattttgctttgaacaAAGGCATGGCTCATTTAGGAGCCTTCGTTGTTGGTGAGAATCAAAAACTGACATAAGTTTGGTGGATGGTAAATATTGACGTTCAATGCATGGAAACAAGAAAGTGAATTCTGTAGTCGCCTTCGCAAGTTAAAAGATCGGCTATGTGGTTGAAGGTTTCGCGTAtcgtttctttttcaaattgtcattcaaataaaaggaaatctaTGACGATTTTCAATTTGTTGCTGCGAATATTTGCTGTAGTAGGTTGGAAGAATATAGAGGACCGAGAGTTTTGATGTATGGCTGCGAAGCTTGGAAACTCACGaaaacagaagcaaagaagCTGGACGCTTTCCAATACAAATGCATGAAACGCATACTGAGAATAAGACCTTCTCGCACCAACAAATCCAGGAGACCACAGGAGTGAACAGAACGAGTGATGATATCAGACGCCGAAGATGGAATTGGATCGGGCATATATTGAGGAAGAACAGAGAGGAGCTCTGTGTTAcaggagggtctcaatggg harbors:
- the LOC137974760 gene encoding 52 kDa repressor of the inhibitor of the protein kinase-like, yielding MANLIRDYFCQCLEKCPHFSLIADETTSHGREILSVCLRFLDFVEDPCCPIKREVLIDLCDLTRTTGKAIATALTESLKKHKIDIANCRGQAYDTTSSMSSSKKGVQAEIAKCAPDADYQGCCLHALNLAICHACEIRPIQNMMDSCRELYSFFDNSPKRQRFLDIVIDVLGKGETKKRKLKNLCKTRWIERHSTFETIYDLYEYVVTTLDEICVPSEDERFECPGEESWDWDASTRTLANGLRHTMKSFGHIFCFVCAMDMLEPMRPLVSALQGRLVEVYFGFKKVEEVMNSYTDIRSGIDKWFERLYTKVLRLSELVGSAEERPRVNRRGATPAETAKEYWKRAVAIPFLDIVSSELKSRFSHEKRAHYELCALVPEVISKKDENAVTSLLNVLKEKWEHILPLPAAFESELFRWSNHWKRQEAMPDESVTSIIASHADGIFFPNIRELLKILAVLPIGSTEAERSFSCLRRLHTWLRSTMTTD